The window agtttggtccttctcgatgaaatactgtattcggtttttcgattcttgcacttctgattatgtgttccagagctatgttaaagagttgtggtgaaagtgcatctccctgttttagcccattgtttatttcaaatgtcGCCGAGTATTGTTGTCCAACTCTCACCTTATATCGTTACCGTTCCATACACATTTGTATCAACCTGACTAGTttttttggaaagccaagttcTTGTATCGCTGTCTACACTCTGACCTTGCATACtctgcttgtttaaaatctatgagcATCTAGTGAAGCTCACGATCAAACTCCGAGTATTTTTCCATTATCTGTATTATTGTGAATATCTGGTCAATGGTAGAGTGGCCCggtctaaatccgcattgataatctCCAACGATTCCTTCTGTGTATCTTTTGGTTCTTTTTAGCAGGATGTTTGCAAGGATTTTGTAGGTGGTGTTTAGGAGTGTTATTTCCCGGTAGTTTGTACAttgctttttgtttccttttttgtgtattggtacaataaccCCTTCTTTCCATTTATCTGGCATTGTTTCTTCTCGCCAAATGTCTTGAATTAGCTTGTATATAGAAATGTACAACGCTTCTCCTCCATGTTTTAAGCACTCTGCGGGTATAACATCGCTACCTGgtgtcttattatttttaagctttttaattgCCTATACTACTTCTTCGTATGTCGGGTATTGGTCTTCTATCTCAGCTGTATGTACGTCTATGTTTGATGTATTTTTTCTAGATTGGTCGTTCAATAGTTGATAGAAGTATTCCTTCCAGGTTTTTAGGATTTCCTTGTCATCAGTGATAAGCTGCCCGCTGTCGTTTTGAAGGAAGTTTCCTGTTCTTGCTTGGTACCCGGTCTTGATATCTGAAACTCCTTTGAAGAACTGTCTCGCTtgtttgttctttcttttttcttctatatctctgATTATTTGTTCCTGATACTCCCTCTTCTTCCTTTtcattagttttcttgtctctgttcttCTTTGTCTATACATTTCATTGTTGTTGTGCGAGGGGTTTAGTAGTGTGTTCTTTGTAGCCATATTTCTTGCTGTTATGGAATTCAGGCATTCATCATCGaactattttttttgttgttttctttttgtattctaGTGTTTTATCTGATAAGCTTTATTGCTAATGGTTAATCATCAAAGTCATTTAGTGATTACGGAAAtcgatttatgtaaaaataatggcGTTACAATTCTAACTATACCGCCACACTGTAAGAACAGATTACAGCCGTTGGACGTAggcttattaaaaacattttaaactttcTATAATGCTGCAGTAGATGCATGGATGATGAACCATCCCATCAGACATTAACAATTTATAACGTAGCAGTCTGTGTGGGCACAGCATATATACGAGCAATGACGCCAGTTAATATCTGGAATACTGGAATACTTCCATTTGATCAGCATGTCTTCactgaagaagattttttgttaacttttgtGACAGACAGGCCGCGTGTTGCAGTTGAAGCTGCtgctaaaattataaataagtcTCTAGATGTAGAAAATCCAGCCTAAGTAATACTTATATCACGAAAACTTTTGTTAGCCCAACAGTTTTTAAGGGTAACTTAAAGCTCCGACAAAAAAATCTGGGGAGGGCAACAAAAAAAGCAAAGGATGCCCATGGTAGCTACGCATGCCCcggaaaaaatttaaagaaaaaacacaaaaacagaaaaatgtaACTATGTGCGTATTAGATAGTGATTCTGATGAGCAAGTTGAAAATGAGATGGAATTACAAGATTCCAGCGGAGTAGAGGATTTTATTGGTGAAGATTCCGAACCAATTAGTTTCGAAGATCTTGATCGCTGTCCCAATAATGGGAATTATGTgcttgtttaatttaattttgagcAAAAGACATACTATGTAGGCAAAgtctcaaataaaaaaaaatgattttgaaatatggtttttaagaaaaagcgCTAAATGTGAAAACAGGTTCTTTTTTCCAGTTATCCCAGATGTCTCACATGTATAAAAAAGAGACCTTAAAATTAATTTGCCGCCCCCTGTAATGCAAGGGTTAACTAAGTGCCAAAGTtcgcttttaaaatttgaattaaactttGACAGTCTTAACGTAAAATATTGCTAATTGTTGCGTTTCAGTGTTCCTACATTGAAAGCAACAGCGAGACATTTagtaattttaagttttaatatttttgaggtgttaaCTTTAGCTTTTAGTAAAAAACGAAATGATTTTTCAGTTCTTGTTTATATATCAAATATAGAGGTACAATATAAGTTTAAAGTAGCATTTACTAAAAAAGTTATTGAATGTTTTGCGTCTCAGTGTTCCTACCACTTCCCTACTACCGAAATGTTAAATGGAAGATTCATAAGAGGCACCACCTTATGGGTATTCCCTGGAATAATTGACTGACGTATTACATTTcccatttttgttaattttgtacgCCATTGCTAAAAGCACAAACCTTGTaagatttcaattaaaaaaaaaaccaaacagTTGGTAATTTGTATCGATGTAAAATACGCGATAAAACTTTTATTATCTAAAACAACTAAAAAAgtctattaaattatttaatttaattttcttgttgttttttcattttagcTTTATCAACAATGGTTATGAAAACCACTGACTATTGCAAACTGTTTATTTGGGGTATTAAGTTATACCTCATGGCTGTGCTTATATGGCCTTCACTAAGTTTTGCTGTAAAGACAATATCTGTAATTATACAGGTTTCGATTTCAATTTTTGTGTCCGTTGGACTTATTTTCTATTTGTATGATCACATTAATGATTTTGATAAGGCAACTAATGTTATGTGTATAATTATGTTGCTTTTTATGGTAAGTAGTTACTTTTTTATTACCGAAAATATCTCTgctttataattatattgttttacaCGAGTAAGAAAGTTTGTAGCCCtaactaaaaaattatactttttacaTATAAGTTAAAAACGAACATTGCATACAAATTAATAGCTTTCCTATGATTGAGCAGAGTGCtgttataatattaaatttatatttacgtaaaaaaatatatttcagcaaTATTCAGATTCACTTGAAATAAATAATACGTTGTTGAACTTTGCGTTGAAtgaatatactaataaaactataatttacacagGTGGCTCCTAATTGAACGATGGGAAGGTAGGGTCTGCAGTGTACATTCCTTCTAAcaataaatcatttaaaataaatatgctcCTCTTGGGCTGCATAacttgccttccatcttatacacatattttattatatttcttttcctTGTTGCGAGCTCTGTCGATACCTTCTAcctttactttatatatatatatatatatatatatatatatatatatatatatatatatatatatatatatatatatatatataaatcgtcCAATATTACTCTTTTTCAGACTGATACTTAAATATCCACGTAACAGAATTTTTTTAGGTCATCTATAAACTTATTGTTCTGTGGTACAGATCCGATGAACTTAAGACTGTATTCAATATAATGTTAACAGACTTTTGGCCATACGATTTAATTAATTTAGAAAGCAAAAAAAGAGTTAAGGAGATGTACAACTTGATGAATGCTATGATATGGTGTTTCTTTTGGCCAggtaagtatttaaaaaatagtttctTATTACTAATTAGTAATTAAAATGATCTAGATCATCATACAAGCACGTGAGGTTGATATTTGTATAATTACAATTATACAAATGTCAACCTCACGTGCTTGTATGATGATCTAGATCATGGTATCTGATGCATTGTGCTAAATAACCATCGAGGTTCTGACGTCCGAGTGTTTGCTGGGATAAGCAGTATGCAAATTAGGACGGATAAGCTGATAAGTGGAAGGGCACGAAGGGCACTGAGATTAAGAAATTGGTCTCGACGGCGGAAAAACCAAGAAATTGGTCAGAGACACCAGAATGCAACGACAAGAAACAATAGCAGTACCTATTTTATCTGCTACTCTAATAGAAATCACACTTTTCGACATTGTAGGGTTCTCCTGCATTTccgttttaaatacatttataatCATTTCCTTCGTTTTGATGTCAAAATGTCCCTTTACTGGTCTTTTTTTAGGTGGAGTGAGGGTTAAATCAATATCAAGGAGTTCATCGGCTGTAttagtactttaaatttttgttattctatttatcttcAATAACTAAATGTAATAGTTGATTGAGAGAATGTCAAAGTGGCCTAAAACCAGCATCATCGAAAATGTTGGTAAAGTTATGAAACTGCATTCTGCATACTTTTTCAAGTCCAGAAATATTCGATtcactcacattaaaaaaaaaagttatattttgcCGATGTGTGTTTTCACCCTAGGGGTGAGTTTCACCCATTCTAAGGGGTGAAAAAACATACTTTCAAAATAAGTCAGGAATTGgataaactgactaattctaagcaacctttgttctatagagttttttcactgagttaatacttttcgagttatttgcgagtgaatatgttcatttttcaacaacaaaaaacaaggtttttagacggtttttgcaaataactcaaaaagtaagtacataatttattaaaaaaatattttcagcaaAAATATAGCAAAAAAATCGTGTACATATAAAGCCAGAAGCACATTTGTAGCTaatgaaaagtaggttcttattcGTCAAATTTCATATCGAATATTTCAAggtgaaagaataaaaaaaaaacaagcattTTACTTTCCCCGACAGCCAGTTTTCCCCGAAAAGTGCTTCATTTTGTTGATATTTctcgttgaaatattcgatttgaaatttgaattacttttcaTTAGCTACAACTCTTCTTTTACTGAGTCTACAAACTTCATATAGGTATAAGtatgtacattaatttttttttacttttttataagctatatttttgctaagaatatgtttttcgataaaatactttTTGAGCTATTTGCGGAAAACCAtctaaaaacgtgttttttttattgaaaaatgatcaTATTCACTTGCAAATAACTCGATAAGTATTGACTTTGTgcaaaaactgtataaaataaaagttgcttaaaattatttagtttattcAATTCTGGACTTATTTTGAACGCATGTTTTTTCGAAATGAATATACTTTAACAAGCTAATTTAGCTTATAATTAATGTAACATCTAGCAGTCACTTTGCGGTTATTCTTCTTTCGCATTCTATacgaattatataaaaaataaatgtctTCCAGTCGTAAAACAACATTAAACTATAAAACTTTTTTAGGTTTTCTTTACTGTTTAATGTACTTAATTCCACCGTTGTTTACTACTAATGGACTCCCATATGTTATTGCATACCCCTTTGATTGGACAGCTACTCCCTGGTATCAAATTATATTCTTCTCACAGGCATTTGTTCATGGAATTACTATAGCATTTATTGGTAGTGGAGCAGACTTTTTGGTTCTGGGTACATTGTTAAATATTAGTAGTCAGTACTGTATTCTTCAAGAGTGCATTGAAATATTTAATACCCCTGAGATGTACTCAACTAACAAACGACTAA is drawn from Diabrotica undecimpunctata isolate CICGRU chromosome 5, icDiaUnde3, whole genome shotgun sequence and contains these coding sequences:
- the LOC140440558 gene encoding odorant receptor 83a-like; the protein is MAVLIWPSLSFAVKTISVIIQVSISIFVSVGLIFYLYDHINDFDKATNVMCIIMLLFMVIYKLIVLWYRSDELKTVFNIMLTDFWPYDLINLESKKRVKEMYNLMNAMIWCFFWPGFLYCLMYLIPPLFTTNGLPYVIAYPFDWTATPWYQIIFFSQAFVHGITIAFIGSGADFLVLGTLLNISSQYCILQECIEIFNTPEMYSTNKRLREIMNDGLENKYTDERREYFVRCVRHHQLILRFTKQVNNALNPLELFQLAVSIFALCLGALRIANLDSLGSIAEQGISFVYLLGYSLQLFIDCFFGTYLYHQASLLPDAIFHSNWRTLEDEELKKDFAFLLQNSQRIPQFNAYNLYDMHMVSYVKVLKVAFSFYTMLSNLK